The nucleotide sequence caagaacctgatggtcactctgacagagctccagagttcctctgtggaacgggagaaacttccagaaggacaaccatctctgcagcactccatcaatcaggcctttatgatagactggccagacggaagccactccttagtaaagggcatatgacagccctcttggagtttgccaaaaggcacctaaagactttcagatcatgagaaacaagattctctgctctgatgaaaccaagattgaactctttggcctgaatgccaagcgtcatgtctggaggaatcctggcaccatccctacggtgaagcatggtggttgcagcatcatgctgtggggatgtttttcagtggcagggactgggagacttcgagggaaaggtgaatggagcaaagtacagagagatccttgatgaaaacctgctccagaacctcagactggggcgaaggttcaccttccaacagaacaatgaccctaagcacacagccaagacaacgcaggagtggcttcgggacaagactctgaatgcccttgagtgacccagctgagcccggacttgaacctgatcgaacatctctggagagacctaaaaatagcagcaacgctccccatccaacctgacagagcttgagaggatctgcaaagaatgggagaaatgccccaaatacaggtgtgccaagcttgtagcgtcataacaaagaagactcaaggctgtaattgctgccaaaggtgcttcaaagtactaagggtctgaatacttatgtaaatatgatatttccgttttttatttagaaaatgtctaaaaacctgtttttgctttgtcattatggggttgattgagggaaaaaacaatttaatttattttagaataaggctgtaacgtaacaaaatgtggaaaatgtcaaggggtctttccgaaggcactgtaggtatgtGCATGCGGTTGTGGTTGTAGGGGcagttgtggtggtagtggtggttgtaGGGGcagttgtggtggtagtggtggttgtaGGGGCAGTTGTAGTGGTGGTTGTAGGGGCAGTTGTGGTGGTTGTAGGGCAGTTGTAGGGGcagttgtggtggtggttgtaggggcagttgtggtggtggttgtaggggcagttgtggtggtggttgtagggGCAGTTGTAGGGGCTGAAAGACCAGTACAGAAGACACTGAGGTCAGAGTCAGTCCCACTGGAGGAGAAGGTGACAAAGCCTGGCTGGTCACTGCTGATCTGGCTGTTGATCCAGGTCTGGTACTGGGACACTCTGGCGTACACTCCTGGGAGTTTTGCCAGGGCACAGCCTTGGCCGAAACTCACAACACCAGACTGGATCCAGCGAGTACCCTGTTTGGTTACCATCGGACCTCCAGAGTCCCCCTATGCATAGACAGACTTAGTGTCACTGAGATTGCATTTTCACAGGATTATGAAACATAATGGGTCGGTTTCCCAGATGAAGAaccattttcaaagtgaaaatgcttTTTAGACTAGGATTAGGTATAACCTGTGTCCGGGGAATCGGACCAATATGTAATTGACCCACACTGTAATAAACAAAAAGGATAACCAAGAGATTTTACCTGACAGGAATCCTTTCCTCCTGCTACTAGACCAGCACAGATCATGTTGTCTGTGATTGAACCTACTCCATAGTTAAAGTTACACTGCCTGTTTCCCACTACTGGCACATCCACCTCCTGTAGGGTCTTTGGTGAAGGCAGGGACactgaggagatgggagacacaTTCAGACAAGTAAAGTTAGTACGACATGATTTGAAAtgaggaaaatgtattttgttccaATTGATCACTCCTATTATATTACGGATATATTTTACATATTGACTATTGCCCATGCATTACATTTTAATCTCTCCCATCAGATCTCACCTCCACTGCGGATGGTGCCCCAGCCAGTGACCCAGCTAGTAGTGCCGGCATGAAAGGAGCTGCCTGGTGCAGCTAGGCAGACTGGCCGGATGTAGTTGGTAAAAGTCACAGGGGAGGAGAGCTTGAGAAGACACATGTCGTTGTCATTAGTACTTTTGGTGTAGTTGGGGTGGGACATGATCTGAGTGACCGCCCGGTCCACCTCGTTGGGGTTAGAGCCCTTCTGGTTCTGACGACCAACGTAGACCACCAAATTTGATGTACTGGGgctgagaaaatatatatatatatatttaaaaaagataACGGTAATGCTGTAAAAGGAGGCTCAATTgagttatggttaggtttggtgtAAGAGTTAAATGTTAGGATTCTAGCAATCCTGCAATTCCTCACCTGGAGAAGCAGTGAGCAGCGGTCAGCACCCACTCTTTGTTGATGAGGGATCCCCCACAAAAATGCCTGCCAAATCTGTGCAGACTGGCCTGCCATGGCCAACTCCCtgcaagagcatcctgacccccCACAATCCTAATGTTGAGAGGGGTTCCACATACTAACAGAGACACATGTGGATGAAGGTTTACGAAATGGAGCACACAAAGGAAGTGAAGAGATTGAAATCTCACTAGTTAGTGAATTGGTGCATGGTAATGTCATTCAATGAGAAAAATACTTACCATCCAACTGAGAGTGAGACCCTAAAAACAGGAGGAGAAAAACAATTGAACAGTTTGGTTTTGGCACACTGTGGGCAAACATGTGACTTAACTCTTTGCACCCTACTGGTTTTACAATAGCAACCACATAAGGAATTAGAATActtgaataggatctctatggtagTAACATACAGTCTTGAGCACTGCCAGCAAGCCAGTCAGTCAATTAGTTAGTGTATTTAGTATTGCTCCATAGTTTCCATGTGAGCGAACTTTGTATGCTGGATGTTTGTCATTAGTCTGTGGATTGTTTGACAAAACGCCATCCGTCAAAACTAATTTCATCACTGCGTATGTTCCCGAACATTACTGTACACTTAACATTATCCCGAATGTGCGTTTGTAACGTAATACACCGGGAGtcgggaagcaggtgcagaagatATGCTTAATAATAAGTCAATGCAGAAGAACATCTGAGAAGCGTATATAACGTGAGAGAAAACAACACTACCTAGTGACTGCTGTccactgagggctaaataaagggggagtaatcaaGGAGCTATTGATGACCAAGTGTACGTAATGTAAAGattattgccaggaccggtggttaggaAACCGGCGACGTCGCGCGCTGGAGAGAGATCGGAAGTAggcttgacagtttaatactaaTGAGCACATTACCTATTATTAAAACAACATATGAGAATAGATTACTCTCAGAATTACTATGACATTTAGTATAGTTCTAAATGAACTAATACTAATGAACTAATACTAAAGAAATACGTAGATATTCGTTTTGGACCAAACCTTTATGAATAAAATGAATAGGATGAGGAAATATactatgcattcggaaagtattcagaccccttgactttttccacattttgttacgttacagccttattctaaaatggttttaaACATCTGTTTCCTTCATCAataaacacacaatacaccataatgacagagcgaaaACTGGTttcaagaaatgtttgcaaatgtataaaaaaacaaaaaacagaaatactttatttacataagtattcagaccctgtgctatgagactcgaaattgagctcaggtgcatcctgtttccattgatcatccttgagatgtttctacaatttgatatgagtccacctgtggtaaattcaattgattggacatgatttggaaaggcacacacctgtccatataaggtcccatagttgacattgcacgtcagagcataaaccaagacatgaggtcgaaggaattgtccgtagagctctgagacaggcttgtgtcgaggcacagatctggggaagggtaccaaaaaatgtatgcagcattgaaggtccccaaaaacacagtggctttcatcattcttaaatggaagaagtctggaaccaccaagactcttcttagagctggccgcccggccaaactgagcaatcaggggagaagggccttggtcagggaggtgaccaagaacccaatggtcactctgacagagctccagagttcctctgtagagatgggagaacattccagaaggacaaccatctctgcaccactgtacaaatcaggcctttatggtagagtggccagacggaagccactcctccgtaataggcacatgacagcctgcttggagtttgccaaaaggcatctaaagtactcagaccacgagaaacaagattctctggtctgatgaaaccaagattgaattgtttggcctgaatgccaagcgtcatgtctggaggaaacctggcaccatctctacggtgaagcatggtggtggcagcatcatactgtggggatgtttttcagcggcagggactggaagacttgtcaggatcgagggaaagatgaacggagcagaaagatccttaatgaaaacctgctcaagaccccagcctggagcgaaggttcaccttccaacaggacagcaaccctaagcccacagccaagacaacacaggagtggcttcgggacaagtctttgaatgtccttgaatggcccagccagagcctataattgaacccgatcaaacatctctggagagacctgaaaatagctgtgcagtgaccctccccatccaatctgacagagtttgcgaggatctgcagagaaaaatgggtgaaactccccaaatacaggtgtgccaagcttgtagcgtcatacccaagactcgagggtgtaatcgctgccaaaggcgcttcaaaaAGGAcggagtaaaggatctgaatacttatgtaaatgtgatatttcagttttgttttttaatacatttgcaaaaaatacataaaaataatggTTTTGCTTAATCAtcgtgtgttattgtgtgtagattgatgagggaaaaaactatttaatcaattttagaataaggctgtaacgtaacaaaatgtggaaaaagtcaaagggtctgaatacttaacgaatgcactgtatatatattttaggaggagaaatatatattttttttaaagtggtgTTGATGTTATGGTTAACTTTGTGCCAAACTGTCCATTCAGGTTTTTACGTCTGGAAACATTtcttccaaacaaaacaataacaataattttttttacacaatCATCCTACAAAGGAAGCGTTGTGGTCACAACAGAGTCATCATGGCTGTAGGACTATATGggtatttcacagaaaataatacAAAGAAGGTAACCCAAATTGCCTTTCTATTGCCTCCTCTAATGTTTTGGATCTTccaaagtggcttcctctcctcggATCTGAAAGAACTGAACAAGGTGAAAGCAAGCAACCCTGGTAAACTTCTGCCTTAATAACACTTTCAACTACTCTGTCTTTTCATACCAGTGCAACTAAAGGAGAACAGACAAGGTGAGGGATCCACTGGACTGCTGATATTGGCAACCAGAACCGTGAGAGACTAATGGCCTACTGATAAGCACCCTATTTCTGTGTGCTCTGTGGGTGTGTCTGGCTGGCTTCACATTCAGTCCCCACCCACTAAATTAAAATCAGgtcatgttttttaaatattttttataaatgcatACAACACACAAAGAGGCAAACAGCAATCGACAAATCAGACTTCTCTATTGCAAAATTATATATTTCTACAAATTCATTGCATGAAATATTGCATTACATAATGAATATATCAAATATTGTATTCCATCCAACTGTTGTGTGTAAGGACAAACATTGTGATTTGAGGCACAACTTTCCTGTCGCCACCAATTTTGATACACTTTGGAACCTCAATTTCCTCCCTGTACTCTGTCCTTAAGATAACGACAGACAAGCAATGATTACATTGGTGACTCAAGCTAACGGTTTCCAGTAAGATGGAATTGTCAGCTGAAGGTGAAACATTTCCTTGACGTGTTGAAAAGCCATTCAATGGTCTTG is from Salvelinus sp. IW2-2015 linkage group LG9, ASM291031v2, whole genome shotgun sequence and encodes:
- the LOC111968575 gene encoding serine protease 27-like isoform X2; the protein is METMEVYKALCLMNLLVAFLSKGSHSQLDVCGTPLNIRIVGGQDALAGSWPWQASLHRFGRHFCGGSLINKEWVLTAAHCFSSPSTSNLVVYVGRQNQKGSNPNEVDRAVTQIMSHPNYTKSTNDNDMCLLKLSSPVTFTNYIRPVCLAAPGSSFHAGTTSWVTGWGTIRSGVSLPSPKTLQEVDVPVVGNRQCNFNYGVGSITDNMICAGLVAGGKDSCQGDSGGPMVTKQGTRWIQSGVVSFGQGCALAKLPGVYARVSQYQTWINSQISSDQPGFVTFSSSGTDSDLSVFFVVCGSASASLNSHVGGGSSLATAGLWPWIASIQTNGAHVCGGTLVAVDSVMSDASCFSS